In a genomic window of Mesoplasma tabanidae:
- the ptsS gene encoding phosphate ABC transporter substrate-binding protein: MNKKFFLVMVIVVGTIIGLWSWTLVAPNNSISIGGSASVQPLLKKLTDKYKTEDGKKFVYSATGSGAGVTNVQEGVYEIGFISKKVSPTDWDEKKGFEMPINENEALFKELKDEDINNKDWYWEQLQKQEGIEDTYRSIEFADDSIVFVYNDKGTGFDKFLEQSELKYFAFEVNEEGNIKEDKENSRTNASHQILKAIYSPDSQNNLITWNDLAVMIATLFSGEDKTVIDKNIALANSLVSNKVKVTPYSSTSGSGTRSSFNNLTGIEPGNAVKEYGANGTIYGQIEKSPGSIGFVSMLYGASDSKNVKSVKITQNDNIWDPSSKDPNQDLSTYPLTRPFIAIFKYNTDNEEKLHQIVNFLFWMATSKEVEKFYSSLGLSQVVLK, encoded by the coding sequence ATGAATAAGAAATTCTTTTTAGTAATGGTTATAGTTGTTGGAACTATCATAGGTCTATGATCATGGACTTTAGTGGCGCCAAACAATTCAATAAGCATTGGTGGTAGTGCCAGTGTTCAACCGTTATTAAAAAAACTTACTGATAAATATAAAACTGAAGATGGTAAAAAATTTGTTTATTCAGCAACAGGTTCAGGAGCTGGGGTTACCAATGTTCAAGAAGGCGTATACGAAATAGGGTTTATTTCAAAGAAAGTTAGCCCAACTGATTGAGATGAAAAAAAAGGTTTTGAAATGCCTATTAATGAAAATGAGGCCTTATTTAAAGAACTAAAGGATGAGGATATTAATAATAAAGACTGATATTGAGAACAACTTCAAAAACAAGAAGGAATTGAAGATACCTATCGCTCAATAGAATTTGCAGATGATTCCATTGTCTTTGTTTATAATGACAAAGGTACTGGGTTTGATAAATTTTTAGAACAATCAGAATTAAAGTATTTTGCTTTTGAAGTTAATGAAGAAGGGAATATAAAAGAAGATAAAGAAAATTCAAGAACTAATGCAAGTCATCAAATTCTTAAAGCAATTTATTCACCAGATTCTCAAAACAATTTAATTACATGAAATGATTTAGCTGTAATGATTGCAACCTTATTTTCTGGAGAAGACAAAACTGTAATAGATAAAAATATTGCATTAGCAAATTCTTTAGTTTCAAATAAAGTAAAAGTAACTCCTTATTCATCAACAAGCGGTTCAGGTACAAGGTCATCTTTTAATAATTTAACTGGTATTGAACCAGGCAATGCAGTAAAAGAATATGGAGCAAATGGAACAATATATGGACAGATTGAAAAATCTCCGGGATCTATAGGATTTGTGTCAATGTTATATGGTGCATCGGATTCTAAAAATGTTAAATCTGTAAAAATAACTCAAAATGATAATATTTGAGATCCAAGTAGTAAAGATCCAAACCAAGATTTATCCACTTACCCCTTAACAAGGCCCTTTATAGCAATATTTAAATACAACACGGATAATGAAGAAAAGTTACACCAAATTGTTAATTTCTTGTTCTGAATGGCAACAAGTAAAGAAGTAGAAAAATTCTATTCATCTTTAGGATTGTCACAAGTTGTGCTAAAGTAA